Genomic DNA from Leptospira hartskeerlii:
GCCTGCAATCAATCCGGTTCCTAGAAAGAATATTACGGAAATGATATTGGAAGAGCTGATCGGTTCCTCATTTTCAGGCGCGGAAGTTACAATCAGTGTTCCAGGCGGCCAGGAGATGGCTAAAAAAACAATGAATGAACGCTTGGGACTGATCGGTGGGATCTCAATCTTAGGCACGACCGGGATCGTAAAGCCTTATTCTACTGCAGCATATAAGGCAAGTGTAATACAGGCAATACAGGTCGCTAGAGAATATGGTGAACAGTGTATTATTTTAACCACTGGTGGAAAGTCTGAAAAGTTTGCAATGGACCTTCTTCCAAATATGAACGAGATCGCATTCATCCAAGTGGGCGACTTCATAGGAACAGGGATCAAGACTGCAATTAAAGAAGACATCCATCACGTTATAATAGTCGGTATGATCGGAAAACTTTCTAAGATGGCTGATGGCGTCATGATGACCCATAGAGGAGGTTCTTCCGTAAACACAAAGATGCTCTCGAACATTGCAAGATCTTTGGACATCCCAGAGACAGTTTGCTCCAACATAGAAGCAGCAAATACAGCAAGACATGTATTAGATATTTGTAAAGAATCCGGACATTTTTATGTCACTACTAGGATCTGTGAGATCGTTTCCGAAAATTGCTCGAAACACGGATTAGGATTAAGGGTTTCCTCTTATATGGTGGATTTCGACGGAACACTTCTGGGAAAATTCGAAGCTCCGGAAGGATGGGGAATCAAAGGAGAAGCGGAATAAATGAACGATATGCGACAAATGACCTCCTTGGGAAGGGAAATTGAAAATAATTCTTTTGCAATTATAGATGAAGAAGCAGGACGGCATTCTCATCCGCCAGATGATTGGGAAGTTGTCAGAAGGATCATACATGCAACCGCTGATTTTGAATACAGAGATCTAACGAAGATCCATCAAAATGCGATCCGCGACGGGATCGAAGCATTGAAAAATGGCTGTCCGATTATTTGTGATGTTCAGATGATCATCGCCGGCTTGAACAGCGACCGATTAGGAGCTTATGGCTGTAAAACCTATAGTTTCATCAGCGATCCTAAAGTGATCCAAAGAGCAAAAGAAAATAACTCTACAAGAGCGATAGAGTCTATGCGTAAGGCTTCTAGTTTAGGACTTTTGAATGGAAGTGTGATCGCTATCGGAAATGCGCCGACTGCACTCTTAGAAATTGTTAGGCTAGTTCAAGAAGAAGGAGTTCGCCCTTCTCTTGTAATCGGAGTTCCGGTAGGATTTGTGTCCGCTGCGGAATCTAAAGAGGCTTTATTAGATATTAAATTTCAATCGGAACATTCCATCCCTTATATCCTTACTCGAGGACGAAAAGGAGGGAGCACGATCGCTGTTTCTATCATACATGCTCTTCTACTTCTTTCCACGGAGAAAAAATTTTGAAAGCGGTTACCGTTATAGGGATCGGAGACGACGGTTGTGTCGGCCTCTCCAGTAAAGCAATGGGTGCAGTCGCAAGAGCAAGAGTTCTTGCCGGAGGAGAAAGGCATCTGGACTTCTTCCCTCAATTTGATGGGGAAAGGATCATTATCAAAAATGATGTTGTTCGGACCGCAGAAAAAATCGCAGAACTTTCTGCGGAGCACACGATATGTGTTCTTGCCTCGGGAGATCCTTTATTTTTTGGGATCGGAAATCTGATCTTAAAAAAAGTAGGAAAGGATCATGTGGAATTCATTCCGGCTCCAAGCTCTGTCCAAAATGCTTTTTCTAAAATTAGAGTCAAGTGGGACGATGCCTCCTTTGTTTCTCTACATGGCAGACCGATTGAAGGGTTCATTACAAAATTACAAAGTATTTCTAAAATTGCCTGCCTGACTGATGAGACAAACTCTCCCTCTAAGATCGCAAAGTATTTATTAAATTATTCTGAAACGGATTGGAAAGCGTATGTTTGTGAAAATTTAGGAGGAAAAGAAGAGAAGGTTCGCGAATTCGAATTGGAAACTTTGGCAGAGACTCCAAATATTTCAGACCTAAATGTAATTATCCTTATTAGAAAGGATCCGAATTGGAAACCTTCTCCTCTTCTCCCTTTTTTAGGAGAAGATGAATATGCAAAACGTCTTCCTAAAAAGGGATTAATCACTAAAAGGGAAGTTAGAATTCTTTCTCTCTCTGCGTTGGAAATCCGACCGAATTCCGTGGTTTGGGATATTGGAGCAGGCTCAGGAGCAGTTTCGATAGAAGCAGCCAGGATCGCGAGAGAAGGAAAAGTATACGCAATCGAAGTAGATCCGGAAGGAATAGAAATTTGTCAGCAGAACATTCTCTCACATAAAACGGATAATGTTTTCTTAATACACGGAAAGGCTCCCCAGGTATTAATTGACCTGCCCTCCCCCAACTGCGTTTTCGTAGGAGGCTCCAAGGGAAATATGAAAGAGATCATAGAACTTTCCTTCGAAAGATTAAGTCCAGGCGGTTGTTTGGTGGCAAATGCAATCACCTTAGATAATGTTTCTGAGGCTTACAAAACTTTTCGAGACATGGATCTAATTCCGGAAGTAAGCCTAATCAATATTTCCAGAGGCCAGAAACTCGCGGATTATCTCAGATATGAGGCGTTAAATCCGATCCATATATTCAAAATCAGGAAATCTTAATATATTTTATGAATGTAAAAACAAAATACGGAAAATTATACGGAGTCGGGGTTGGACCTGGGGCAACGGACCTAATTACTCTTAGGGCGGTCCATATTTTAAATTCTACCGCTGTGCTCGCAATTCCGAAGAGCAGCGAGTCACTTCCCTCCTTCTCATGGAGAGTATGTTCTCCCGTAGTTCAGGAAAATGAAACACAAGAGAAATTATTCTTACATTTTCCAATGACCAAAGATCCAAATATTCTAATCCCAGCCTGGGATAAAGCGTTCAAAGAAATAGGTCTGAGATTAGAAAAAGGTTTAGACGTTGCATTCATCACGCAAGGAGACCCTTCCGTATATAGTTCCTGGAGTTATCTATTAGAAGAAGCTCCAGAGAGATGGCCAGGCATAGAGATCGAAATAGTTCCAGCGGTTTCTTCTATTACTGCAATTCCTGCCAGCTTACTCACACCGCTTGCAGACGGAAGGGAAAGATTCTGCGTTTTACCTGCCACATATGGATTAGAAGATTTGGAAAAACTTATCCAAGATTTTGATACGATCGTTTTGACTAAAGTCGGACAAGTGGTTCCGGAACTAATTAAAATATTAAAAGAACAGAATATTCTGGAAAATGCAACTTATGTTTCCTATGGGACAACCGACCGCCAGAGGATCGTAAAAGATATAGAGTCTATCAAAAACGAAACCTGTGATTATTTTTCTATGGTAATCATTTCTATTAGAAGACGAAAAGGGGTCCTAAGAGGAATTTCGGATGATTCAGAGTAGAAAATCTTACGCAATCTACGTAATTACAAAGCACGGCCTGAAGACCGGAACAGATCTATTTTATTCTCTAAAAGAGGCAGATATATTTGTTTCACCTAAATTTATCTCCAACGCTCCCAAGGAATCCAAACTTTTAAGTCTTCCGATGGAGCCTACGCTTCGGCAAACTTTCATGGAATACGATTGCCATATTTTTGTGATCAGTGTCGGGGCGGTAGTTAGAATGATCTCTCCCCTCTTGGTGAGTAAGAAGACAGATCCAGCAGTTCTTTGTATAGATGATCAGGCAAAGTTTACGATCTGCGTTTTATCCGGCCACGTAGGAAGAGGCAATTTTTTTACTCAGAAAATTTCAGATCTCTTAGAGAACATACCTGTCATCACAACTGCTTCCGATGTTTCAGGAACTTTGACTGTGGATATTTTAGGAAGAGAACTGTGTTGGAGTTTGGAAGATCCGGATAGGAATGTAACGAGAGCCTGTGCTGCAGTAGTAAATGAAACCAAAGTATTATTTGTGCAAGAAACAGGTGAGCCGAATTTTTGGCCTTTGGGAAAAGACCTCCCGAAGGGTGTAGAATATTCCACCAATATAGAAAATATAGATCCAAAAGAATATGAAATCCTCCTGATCGCAAGTGATAGAACGGACATCAGGACCAAAACTCCGGAAATATATTCTAATTCAGTGATATACAGACCTAAGTCGCTCGTATTAGGCTTGGGCTGCGATAAAGGGATCCCTACTGAAGTTGTGGAGAACGGAATCCTTAAAGTATTAAAAGAATATAATTTATCCTTTGAAAGTGTCAAAGCGATCGCAAGCGTTAATGCAAAAAAAGAAGAACCTGCGTTCTTGGGAATTTCCCAGAAATACGGATGGAAATTTATAACCTTCTCCGCCGAAAGCTTAGACAAAGTTGGAGGGATTTCGGAAGTTTCTAAAGCTGCTTCTGAATATGTGGGGACTCGTTCCGTAAGCGAAGCATCCGCACTTCTTCTTTCCGGATCCGATAGATTACTCGTCACAAAACAAAAATACAAAGAAACGGAAGGTGGAAAAAATCTTACAGTCGCGGTAGCAAGGATCCCATTTGCAACCAGATCTGAAATCCCCTCGGGAAGTTTGGAGAAAGTATGAACGAAACTCCAAAAGGAAAATTGAATATTGTTGGGATCGGTCCAGGAAACGATTCCCATATAACTCCTGCTGCATTATCCGCCATTAAAGAAGCGGACTCCATCATAGGATATACAACTTATATCAATTTAGTAAAACATCACCTAAGCGGAAAGCAAGTCACTCGCACTGGTATGACAGAGGAAATCACCCGCGCCCAAACAGCGGTAGAATCCGCAAAATCTGGACAGACTGTTACATTGATCTCGTCCGGAGACGCTGGTGTTTATGGAATGGCAGGTCTCGTATTCGAAGTTTTAAGAAAGACAGGTTGGAAGAAAGGAGATTCTCCGGAGATCAAAATGATCCCAGGGATCAGTGCGGATAGCTCCTGCGGTTCTCTTGTAGGAGCTCCCATGGTTCATGATTCTGCCAGGATCTCACTCTCAGATCTTTTAACTCCTTGGACTGTGATCGAGAACAGGATCGAATCCGCTGCCAAAGGAGATTTTGTGATCAATTTGTACAATCCAGCATCGGGCAGAAGACAGAGACAGATTGTAGAAGCTGCTCGTATCATAAAAAAATATAGGCCTGGCGCCACACCTGTCGCATTGGTCAAGAGCGCATATCGTAGACAGGAGAATATCCAATTTTCGGATCTGGATCATTTTTTGGAATTCGAGATCGGGATGAATACCACAGTAATTATTGGATCTTCTCAATCTTTTGTGTATGAAGGATTTTTCGTAACACCCAGAGGATATGGAAACAAATATTCTTTAGAAGATGGTTCTCTAAAACCTGGGCAAAACAGAGCGGTTTCCCTGAGAACAGAAAACGATCTCGCAAGCAGGATCGCCAAAGAATCACCGTCTCCTAATTTAAATATCACTAAAATACAAGGTGCATTCGTAAAAACAAGCACCACGGTTTTCAAACCGGAAAAAGAGGCAGATATCGAAACGCAAGATTCGTCTGTGAAGATCGCGTTAAAGGCATTACAATTTTTAGATATTGCTCCGCAAAAAAAAGAAACTAAAGTCTCCGAATTAAGATCGGAAGAAAATATCCAATATTTAGGACGCATAGGTGGAGCTATTCTTTATAAAAAATCTGAAGATTACTATCTGATTGGAAAATTAAAACGACCTGTAAACTTAGAAACATTCGGTTTCTGGAACTCAATCGAACAAGATCTAAAATGGACAGAGTTAAAAATTAAAGACCAAGAAATCGTTTCTCAGAACCGATTCGATATTTTGATAACTTTCTCTTCGGAAGGGTCTCCGGAAGAAGTCTATGATCTATTTTCCATTTATAGAAATTCATCCATAAGCGAAAGGCTTTGGAATTATGTTTTAGATAATAGTAAAAAGACTCTTTTGGAAAACAGGAAATACACTGATGCAAGATGGCTGGGACATTCTCCCAAACAAGTCTGGACCTCCTTCAGAGAGAATATCTTAAAATGCGATTGAGAGTATCATTATGAAAGTTTATATTATCGGGGCCGGTCCAGGAGATCCGGATCTGATCACTATCAAAGGTGCAAGACTCGTGGAAACCTGTCCTATCGTTCTTTATACCGGATCGTTGGTCCCTCAAAGAGTGATAGAAAGAGCAGCTCCTACCGCAACTGTATTAGATTCTTCTAAAATGACCTTGGAAGATATCATTTCGATTTTAGAAGAAGCTAAGAAGAAGGACCAAGATGTTGCGAGAGTCCATACAGGAGATCCATCTATATTCGGATCTACCGCAGAACAAATGAGAAAAATGGATGAGTTAGGAATTCCCTATGAGATCGTGCCCGGAGTTTCTTCATTTACCGCTGCGGCGGCGATGTTAGGCAAGGAGCTTACTCTTCCGGAAGTTTCACAGTCCGTAGTCATCACTCGGGCGGAAGGAAGAACTCCTATGCCAGCAAAAGAAAAATTAGAAACCTTTGCCTCCACCGGAGCCACCTTAGTATTCTTTTTAAGCGTTTTACATATTCGTAAAATTGCAGAAGAACTCATCCCTCATTACGGCAAGAATTGTCCCGTATCCATTGTACAGAAGGCTACTTGGCCGGAACAAAAGATAATTACCGGGACCTTGGAAACCATAGTTTCCAAGGTGAAAGAAGAAAAGATCACAGCAACTGCGATCATATTCGTAGGAAAAGTATTGGACTGTCACGATTTTGCGGATTCAAGACTCTATGCTTCCGATTTCTCCCATAAATTTAGAAAAGCAAACAAGAAACAAATTGTTTCGGAAACAACATGAATTCTACTGCGGACAAAAAAGGACTCATCTTAGTATTTACAGGACCTGGAAAAGGAAAAACTACTGCTGCTTTAGGAATTCTATTCAGAGCATTAGGAAGAGGAATGAAATGCGGAGTTGTTCAATTTCTTAAAGGAAAATGGGAAACAGGAGAGAGAAAATTTGCAAAAACCATTGCGGAACTGGACTTTCATGTAATGGGACTCGGTTTTACTTGGGAAAGTGATGATATAGACAAAGATAAGAAGGCGGCAAGATTAGCGTGGAAAAAATCCTGCGATATGATATTTTCAGAAAATTATAAAATACTAATACTAGATGAGATCACTTATGCCTTTCATTACGGATGGCTTACGCCGGAAGAAGTCTTGGAGGTCTTATCCAAAAAACCGAAAGATCTGCATATCGTACTTACTGGCAGAAACTGCCCTAACCTTATAACGGATTTGGCGGATCTGGTCACTAATGTAGAATCTCCAAAACATCCTTATAAAAACGGGATCCCTGCTCAGCTCGGGATAGACTATTAAAGAATCATGATAGAACAAATTAATATACCGAGAATCCTGATCTCCGGTACTGGAAGTGGTACCGGAAAAACCACATTTACAATAGCACTTACCAAGGCACTCCAAGCCCGAGGCCTAAAAGTTTCCGTGTTCAAATGTGGGCCAGATTATTTAGATCCGGGATACCATTCTTTCGTCACAGGGAAGACTTGCCAAAATCTGGATGGCTGGCTAATGGGAAGAGAATCCGTAATTTCCAGCTTCATAAGTGCAAGTGAAGGATCTGACATCTCCATCATTGAAGGAGTTATGGGATTATTTGACGGACATTCTCCAAATTCAGAATC
This window encodes:
- a CDS encoding cobalt-precorrin-5B (C(1))-methyltransferase; this encodes MATKELREGFTTGACSAAAAKAAVRVLILGRIIKEIETTLPNKRKVTFELKRCEISEDSAVCSIIKDAGDDPDCTHGAELTAKVKLNQENKIVLKGGEGVAVVTKAGLGLEIGEPAINPVPRKNITEMILEELIGSSFSGAEVTISVPGGQEMAKKTMNERLGLIGGISILGTTGIVKPYSTAAYKASVIQAIQVAREYGEQCIILTTGGKSEKFAMDLLPNMNEIAFIQVGDFIGTGIKTAIKEDIHHVIIVGMIGKLSKMADGVMMTHRGGSSVNTKMLSNIARSLDIPETVCSNIEAANTARHVLDICKESGHFYVTTRICEIVSENCSKHGLGLRVSSYMVDFDGTLLGKFEAPEGWGIKGEAE
- a CDS encoding precorrin-8X methylmutase, which produces MNDMRQMTSLGREIENNSFAIIDEEAGRHSHPPDDWEVVRRIIHATADFEYRDLTKIHQNAIRDGIEALKNGCPIICDVQMIIAGLNSDRLGAYGCKTYSFISDPKVIQRAKENNSTRAIESMRKASSLGLLNGSVIAIGNAPTALLEIVRLVQEEGVRPSLVIGVPVGFVSAAESKEALLDIKFQSEHSIPYILTRGRKGGSTIAVSIIHALLLLSTEKKF
- the cbiE gene encoding precorrin-6y C5,15-methyltransferase (decarboxylating) subunit CbiE — translated: MKAVTVIGIGDDGCVGLSSKAMGAVARARVLAGGERHLDFFPQFDGERIIIKNDVVRTAEKIAELSAEHTICVLASGDPLFFGIGNLILKKVGKDHVEFIPAPSSVQNAFSKIRVKWDDASFVSLHGRPIEGFITKLQSISKIACLTDETNSPSKIAKYLLNYSETDWKAYVCENLGGKEEKVREFELETLAETPNISDLNVIILIRKDPNWKPSPLLPFLGEDEYAKRLPKKGLITKREVRILSLSALEIRPNSVVWDIGAGSGAVSIEAARIAREGKVYAIEVDPEGIEICQQNILSHKTDNVFLIHGKAPQVLIDLPSPNCVFVGGSKGNMKEIIELSFERLSPGGCLVANAITLDNVSEAYKTFRDMDLIPEVSLINISRGQKLADYLRYEALNPIHIFKIRKS
- the cobI gene encoding precorrin-2 C(20)-methyltransferase, translated to MNVKTKYGKLYGVGVGPGATDLITLRAVHILNSTAVLAIPKSSESLPSFSWRVCSPVVQENETQEKLFLHFPMTKDPNILIPAWDKAFKEIGLRLEKGLDVAFITQGDPSVYSSWSYLLEEAPERWPGIEIEIVPAVSSITAIPASLLTPLADGRERFCVLPATYGLEDLEKLIQDFDTIVLTKVGQVVPELIKILKEQNILENATYVSYGTTDRQRIVKDIESIKNETCDYFSMVIISIRRRKGVLRGISDDSE
- a CDS encoding cobalt-precorrin 5A hydrolase, producing the protein MIQSRKSYAIYVITKHGLKTGTDLFYSLKEADIFVSPKFISNAPKESKLLSLPMEPTLRQTFMEYDCHIFVISVGAVVRMISPLLVSKKTDPAVLCIDDQAKFTICVLSGHVGRGNFFTQKISDLLENIPVITTASDVSGTLTVDILGRELCWSLEDPDRNVTRACAAVVNETKVLFVQETGEPNFWPLGKDLPKGVEYSTNIENIDPKEYEILLIASDRTDIRTKTPEIYSNSVIYRPKSLVLGLGCDKGIPTEVVENGILKVLKEYNLSFESVKAIASVNAKKEEPAFLGISQKYGWKFITFSAESLDKVGGISEVSKAASEYVGTRSVSEASALLLSGSDRLLVTKQKYKETEGGKNLTVAVARIPFATRSEIPSGSLEKV
- the cobJ gene encoding precorrin-3B C(17)-methyltransferase → MNETPKGKLNIVGIGPGNDSHITPAALSAIKEADSIIGYTTYINLVKHHLSGKQVTRTGMTEEITRAQTAVESAKSGQTVTLISSGDAGVYGMAGLVFEVLRKTGWKKGDSPEIKMIPGISADSSCGSLVGAPMVHDSARISLSDLLTPWTVIENRIESAAKGDFVINLYNPASGRRQRQIVEAARIIKKYRPGATPVALVKSAYRRQENIQFSDLDHFLEFEIGMNTTVIIGSSQSFVYEGFFVTPRGYGNKYSLEDGSLKPGQNRAVSLRTENDLASRIAKESPSPNLNITKIQGAFVKTSTTVFKPEKEADIETQDSSVKIALKALQFLDIAPQKKETKVSELRSEENIQYLGRIGGAILYKKSEDYYLIGKLKRPVNLETFGFWNSIEQDLKWTELKIKDQEIVSQNRFDILITFSSEGSPEEVYDLFSIYRNSSISERLWNYVLDNSKKTLLENRKYTDARWLGHSPKQVWTSFRENILKCD
- the cobM gene encoding precorrin-4 C(11)-methyltransferase, with translation MKVYIIGAGPGDPDLITIKGARLVETCPIVLYTGSLVPQRVIERAAPTATVLDSSKMTLEDIISILEEAKKKDQDVARVHTGDPSIFGSTAEQMRKMDELGIPYEIVPGVSSFTAAAAMLGKELTLPEVSQSVVITRAEGRTPMPAKEKLETFASTGATLVFFLSVLHIRKIAEELIPHYGKNCPVSIVQKATWPEQKIITGTLETIVSKVKEEKITATAIIFVGKVLDCHDFADSRLYASDFSHKFRKANKKQIVSETT
- the cobO gene encoding cob(I)yrinic acid a,c-diamide adenosyltransferase; this encodes MNSTADKKGLILVFTGPGKGKTTAALGILFRALGRGMKCGVVQFLKGKWETGERKFAKTIAELDFHVMGLGFTWESDDIDKDKKAARLAWKKSCDMIFSENYKILILDEITYAFHYGWLTPEEVLEVLSKKPKDLHIVLTGRNCPNLITDLADLVTNVESPKHPYKNGIPAQLGIDY